A stretch of the Uranotaenia lowii strain MFRU-FL chromosome 3, ASM2978415v1, whole genome shotgun sequence genome encodes the following:
- the LOC129753750 gene encoding uncharacterized protein LOC129753750, translating into MTQNNFLPYLKVCTKYGVLRLLIDTGANKNYLSPDVVPTEIMQNGPASKVKNIYGTFNINKHVFINMFPEILEKPQKFKIFKFHEYFHGLIGYETMVDLGVVIDTAANNIIVNGYTFSLHKKYPDAIIVNFHEHQSAVHKITVPVCQGDFVLNNDVEVAEDVFIPSGLYYASNFKTCVPLINIKRDTKQCRLFANYVDAISMHMEIDNFELIKQRKEFRGSHKIESNLRLEHLNHEEKSKLLKVLSKYDVFYEEGTDLTFTNVVKHRIRTTDDIPVYTKSYRYPFIHREEVQKQINEMLEQGIIRPSSSPWCSPIWIVPKKVDASGKQKWRLVVDYRKLNEKTVDDRYPLPNITDILDKLGRCQYFTTLDLKSGFHQVEVHPDDIPKTAFSVEHGLYEYLRMPFGLRNAPRTLMRLLDHVLRDLVGNCCLVYMDDIIIYSTSLQEHLESIEKVFKALQNVNLKIQLDKSEFLKKEVGFLGHIVTENGVKPNADKIKAIQNWPVPRNQKELKGFLGILGYYRKWDTIGTIWKWIAGTPDAADLQVINSTMNDLIDQNNQQFKVNENIDKRIQHLTNAIKEVMLQANFNKIMVNDIEIITAIMNTDILNKMLEDIQDAIMLSKLSITHNRILSIREILAIRELIQDQGVNLNLPDEALQFVTPKFVTSSKMLLYLMHVPLLENSTTSDIMRIFPLVTNNRILYQYPTHILKTASKLYITEKPDNFVQKAAYLKELNDECLASLIDGKQTTCRYVVQNETSKELINDNTILIRNAKDQTLESTCGPDNRTINGNVLISFTNCTVIFDRENFTNNELENPIDIIERAFHNLKINWKQHKLYELEKINAETISNRKRLDHVYLQQYHLDLRFWKLIGSFSFIGTATGGGSYRQVDGSATQISRNTGFPRNSDNIISTILADSTINRSQDYVTGRWGIGLQNQRVNGSCAVKDNVE; encoded by the exons ATGACACAAAACAATTTCCTTCCGTATCTTAAAGTGTGCACAAAATATGGCGTGTTAAGATTGTTAATAGATACCGGagccaataaaaattatttatctccAGATGTTGTACCTACTGAAATTATGCAAAATGGACCCGCttcaaaagtgaaaaacatTTACGGAACTTTCAATATAAACAAACATGTGTTTATAAATATGTTTCcggaaattttagaaaaaccccagaaatttaaaatttttaaattccacGAATATTTCCATGGCCTCATCGGTTATGAAACCATGGTAGACCTTGGTGTCGTTATTGATACGGCGGCCAATAATATCATCGTGAATGGATATACGTTTtctttacataaaaaatatccaGACGCGATTATTGTAAATTTCCATGAACACCAGTCAGCAGTTCATAAAATAACAGTACCCGTGTGCCAGGGGGACTTTGTTTTGAATAACGACGTGGAAGTAGCCGAGGATGTCTTTATTCCGTCTGGTTTATACTACGCGTCCAATTTCAAAACGTGTGTTCCACTGATTAACATTAAACGGGACACCAAACAGTGTAGACTATTTGCCAACTATGTGGATGCTATCTCCATGCATATGgaaatagacaattttgagcTTATAAAACAAAGGAAAGAGTTTAGGGGTtctcataaaattgaatcaaatttaagaCTCGAACACCTCAATCATGAGGAGAAATCCAAATTATTAAAAGTTCTATCGAAATACGATGTCTTTTACGAAGAAGGCACCGATTTGACTTTTACGAACGTAGTCAAACATCGGATCAGAACTACAGATGACATTCCAGTATATACGAAAAGTTATAGATACCCTTTCATACACAGAGAAGAGgtccaaaaacaaattaatgaaaTGCTTGAACAAGGTATTATTCGTCCTAGTTCATCTCCATGGTGTTCACCGATTTGGATAGTTCCAAAAAAGGTGGATGCTTCAGGAAAGCAAAAGTGGCGCCTGGTAGTAGACTACCGTAAACTCAATGAGAAAACGGTTGACGACAGGTACCCTTTGCCTAACATTACTGACATCCTAGATAAACTTGGAAGATGCCAGTACTTCACTACATTAGATTTAAAATCTGGTTTCCACCAAGTGGAGGTTCACCCGGATGATATTCCGAAAACTGCATTTTCGGTTGAGCACGGTTTATACGAATATCTGCGTATGCCATTTGGGCTACGTAACGCACCTCGTACCTTGATGAGGTTGCTTGATCATGTTCTCCGTGATCTTGTAGGAAATTGTTGCTTAGTTTATATGGATGATATAATCATCTATTCAACATCTCTACAAGAACATTTAGAGAGCatcgaaaaagtttttaaggCATTGCAAaatgtcaatttgaaaattcaactcgataagagtgaatttttaaagaaagaagTTGGATTTTTAGGCCACATAGTAACTGAAAACGGCGTCAAACCCAATGCTGATAAGATTAAAGCTATTCAGAATTGGCCGGTTCCTAGGAATCAAAAAGAACTAAAAGGATTTTTAGGTATTCTTGGTTACTACAGAAA ATGGGACACTATTGGAACGATCTGGAAATGGATTGCTGGGACTCCGGACGCCGCAGACCTTCAAGTCATCAACAGTACCATGAACGACCTCattgatcaaaacaatcaacaatTTAAAGTTAACGAGAACATCGACAAGCGTATTCAGCACCTGACTAACGCCATCAAGGAAGTTATGTTACAAgcgaatttcaacaaaattatggTAAATGACATTGAAATCATCACCGCAATTATGAATACAGACATTCTGAACAAAATGCTCGAAGACATCCAAGATGCCATCATGTTATCGAAATTATCGATAACACATAACAGAATATTGTCGATTCGAGAAATTTTGGCGATCAGAGAGTTAATCCAGGATCAAGGAGTAAACTTAAATCTGCCCGATGAAGCTTTACAGTTTGTCACACCAAAGTTTGTAACCAGCTCTAAAATGCTTCTGTACCTTATGCACGTTCCGTTACTGGAAAACTCGACAACATCGGATATTATGCGAATTTTTCCACTCGTAACAAATAACCGCATTTTGTACCAATACCCAACGCACATCTTGAAAACCGCCAGTAAATTGTACATTACTGAAAAACCAgacaattttgttcagaaagcAGCCTATCTAAAAGAACTTAATGATGAATGCTTAGCATCCCTCATTGATGGAAAACAAACCACTTGCCGTTATGTGGTACAGAATGAGACATCCAAGGAACTTATTAATGATAATACGATATTGATCAGAAATGCAAAAGATCAGACGCTAGAATCAACTTGTGGTCCAGATAACAGAACCATAAATGGAAATGTTCTCATTTCATTCACCAATTGTACCGTTATATTCGACAGAGAAAACTTTACGAACAACGAACTTGAAAATCCAATCGATATCATCGAAAGAGCTTtccacaatttaaaaatcaattggaaaCAACACAAATTATATGAATTGGAGAAAATTAATGCTGAAACTATTTCTAACCGGAAAAGGCTTGATCACGTTTACCTGCAACAATACCACCTGGATTTGAGATTTTGGAAATTGATCGGAAGCTTCTCGTTCATTGGCACTGCAACG GGAGGGGGTAGTTATCGACAGGTTGACGGAAGCGCAACACAAATTAGCAGAAACACTGGCTTCCCTAGAAACAGCGACAACATCATCAGCACCATCTTAGCTGATTCGACAATTAATCGTTCCCAGGACTACGTGACCGGACGGTGGGGCATCGGATTGCAGAACCAACGTGTGAACGGGAGTTGTGCAGTGAAAGATAATGTTGAATAA